A genomic stretch from Arachis stenosperma cultivar V10309 chromosome 3, arast.V10309.gnm1.PFL2, whole genome shotgun sequence includes:
- the LOC130969696 gene encoding MADS-box protein JOINTLESS-like, which translates to MTRKKIEIKKIDNISSRQVTFSKRRKGLFKKAQELNTLCDAEIALIVFSTTSKLFQYATSSMQQLIERRNQHSPIQKSDPPSAVLQVESGAASNYDMLRKKEEQKARELRQLNGEDLQGLTLNELNKLEEQLIKGLSNASKVKDELFTQEIYTLKRKGAVLTEENHKLKQISSSIANEQRSSFKSIVCNSSYLPEEDHGRDTNLKLGLP; encoded by the exons ATGACAAGGAAGAAGATAGAGATAAAGAAGATCGACAACATAAGTTCAAGGCAAGTTACCTTCTCAAAGAGGAGGAAAGGGCTCTTCAAGAAGGCTCAGGAGCTTAACACTCTATGTGATGCTGAAATTGCTCTCATTGTCTTCTCCACAACCAGCAAGCTTTTTCAATATGCTACTTCAAG TATGCAACAATTAATAGAAAGACGTAATCAGCattcaccaattcaaaaatcGGATCCTCCATCCGCTGTGCTGCAG GTTGAGAGTGGTGCTGCCTCCAACTATGATATGCTGCGCAAGAAAGAAGAACAAAAGGCTCGTGAACTCAG GCAGTTAAATGGTGAAGATCTTCAAGGATTGACACTAAAcgaactcaacaaattagaagAGCAACTTATAAAAGGTCTCTCTAATGCTTCAAAAGTAAAG GATGAATTATTTACACAAGAGATCTACACCCTTAAGAGAAAG GGAGCAGTACTGACCGAAGAGAACCATAAATTGAAACAG ATATCATCAAGCATTGCAAATGAGCAAAGGAGTTCATTTAAATCCATTGTCTGCAATTCATCTTATCTTCCTGAAGAAGATCATGGTAGAGACACAAATCTAAAGCTGGG GTTACcttaa